From Paenibacillus sp. V4I7, one genomic window encodes:
- a CDS encoding FAD-dependent oxidoreductase produces MMIESSFETFPQFPESYWLASTERPSFSKLRSDLKVDVTIVGAGITGISTAYLLANQGLKVVIVDAGQIMNGTTGHTTAKITAQHDLIYQEYLAHFGREKTKLYYDANLEALQFIKQTIKTNHIQCQLSDEDAYIYTTSDDYVEKISSEYKVYQELGITSRYEDQAPLPFSTKAAIVMENQAQFNPVPFLTYLVEQFIRKGGQIYEQTTISGVEKGKPAVVKTNDGHRITTDYVVSSSHFPFNDRNGFYFAKLHAERSYAVVGKISKDIPNGMFLSAESPKRSLRSVQINGESMLLIGGQGHKTGQAFCTFQNYDALKTFGEEAFGLKEIAYRWSAQDLYTLDNMPYIGQELKDEPNIFVATGFRKWGMTSSIVAALLNSKLILGEPSPYQELFSPSRFKADPSIKTFIMQNANVAKHLIAGKFEMVHKEVEDLQKDEGAVVKVNGKRAGAYRDSEGALHLVDTTCTHMGCEVDWNEAERTWDCPCHGSRYSYEGEVIEGPAKKSLGKVQ; encoded by the coding sequence ATGATGATCGAATCATCTTTTGAAACATTTCCACAATTTCCGGAATCGTATTGGTTAGCCTCGACTGAACGCCCTTCATTTTCTAAGCTTCGTTCAGATTTGAAGGTTGACGTGACCATCGTAGGAGCAGGTATTACAGGCATTTCAACGGCCTATCTGCTTGCCAATCAAGGGCTTAAAGTGGTTATCGTAGATGCTGGTCAAATCATGAACGGAACGACAGGGCATACAACAGCGAAAATAACCGCTCAGCATGATCTCATTTATCAAGAATATCTCGCGCATTTTGGTCGAGAGAAGACGAAGCTTTACTATGACGCTAACCTTGAGGCTCTACAATTTATTAAACAAACGATTAAAACCAATCACATTCAATGCCAATTATCAGATGAAGATGCCTACATTTATACCACTTCAGACGACTATGTAGAGAAAATTTCCTCCGAATATAAGGTCTACCAGGAATTGGGAATTACTAGCAGATACGAGGATCAAGCACCGCTTCCGTTTTCGACCAAGGCAGCTATTGTAATGGAGAATCAAGCGCAGTTTAATCCTGTTCCGTTTTTAACCTATTTAGTGGAGCAATTCATTCGTAAGGGCGGTCAAATTTATGAGCAAACTACGATCAGTGGGGTTGAAAAGGGAAAGCCTGCGGTTGTAAAAACGAATGATGGTCATCGAATTACTACAGATTACGTCGTATCCTCCTCCCATTTTCCGTTTAATGATCGAAATGGTTTCTATTTTGCCAAGCTGCACGCAGAACGTTCCTATGCTGTAGTAGGAAAAATAAGCAAAGACATCCCCAATGGGATGTTTTTAAGTGCTGAAAGCCCAAAACGTTCTCTTAGGTCTGTGCAAATAAACGGAGAGTCGATGCTTTTGATCGGCGGACAAGGTCATAAAACGGGGCAGGCCTTTTGTACATTCCAAAATTATGATGCGTTAAAAACGTTTGGTGAAGAGGCTTTCGGATTAAAGGAAATTGCCTATCGATGGTCAGCGCAGGATTTATATACGCTCGATAATATGCCCTACATTGGTCAGGAGCTTAAGGATGAACCTAATATTTTCGTTGCAACCGGTTTTCGTAAATGGGGGATGACTTCGAGTATCGTGGCAGCCCTGTTAAATTCGAAGCTGATTTTGGGAGAACCAAGTCCCTATCAGGAGCTTTTCTCCCCGTCAAGATTCAAAGCAGATCCGAGCATAAAGACATTTATCATGCAAAATGCCAATGTGGCTAAGCATCTAATCGCCGGTAAATTTGAAATGGTTCATAAAGAAGTGGAAGATTTACAAAAAGATGAAGGGGCAGTTGTCAAGGTTAACGGAAAAAGAGCAGGTGCCTACCGAGATTCTGAGGGAGCCCTGCACTTGGTGGATACAACCTGCACCCATATGGGCTGTGAGGTAGATTGGAACGAAGCCGAAAGAACGTGGGACTGCCCCTGCCACGGATCCCGCTATTCCTACGAGGGTGAAGTGATAGAAGGTCCGGCCAAAAAGTCGCTGGGGAAGGTTCAATAA
- a CDS encoding YitT family protein — MFNRIKWINIAAIIGGSAIIAFGINYFNLANGLAEGGITGLALLLKYVLGWNPAWTNLLINIPLILIGWKMLGRISFIYTVVGMLSVSLFLWLFESFSMPMPDPLLASLYAGGIVGLGFGIVFRFEGMTEGTDIIARLMQKHYGIGIAKTILALDFVILLLSLIYLDLTRAMYTLVAIIVGARVIDFVLEGASGARAAFIITLKPDLIANTIMTELNRGITFLEGRGGYTGKQREVIYCIVSRKEIIKLKTLVHRVDPSAFVTFSDVREVVGNGFAKQD, encoded by the coding sequence ATGTTTAATAGAATCAAATGGATCAATATAGCTGCTATTATTGGCGGTTCTGCCATTATTGCTTTTGGTATCAATTATTTCAATCTTGCAAATGGGCTGGCAGAAGGGGGGATAACCGGCCTTGCTCTTTTGCTCAAATATGTGCTCGGATGGAACCCGGCATGGACGAACCTACTCATTAATATTCCGCTTATTCTTATCGGTTGGAAAATGCTCGGACGCATTAGTTTCATTTATACAGTTGTTGGGATGTTATCGGTTTCGCTATTTTTGTGGTTGTTTGAGAGTTTTTCCATGCCAATGCCTGATCCTCTGTTAGCTTCGTTATACGCGGGAGGGATTGTTGGACTAGGTTTTGGTATTGTTTTCCGTTTCGAAGGGATGACAGAGGGGACCGATATCATTGCACGTCTGATGCAGAAGCACTATGGGATAGGGATCGCGAAGACCATTCTAGCGCTAGATTTCGTCATACTGCTGTTATCGTTGATATATCTGGATCTCACGCGAGCGATGTATACGTTAGTTGCGATTATCGTTGGTGCAAGAGTCATTGATTTTGTGCTGGAGGGTGCTTCCGGCGCGCGAGCGGCTTTTATTATAACACTCAAACCGGATCTGATAGCCAATACGATTATGACGGAATTAAATAGAGGGATTACTTTTCTTGAAGGAAGAGGCGGCTATACAGGCAAACAAAGAGAAGTGATTTATTGTATCGTAAGCCGCAAAGAAATCATCAAGCTGAAAACACTCGTACATCGCGTTGATCCATCCGCTTTCGTTACTTTCAGTGATGTGAGGGAAGTGGTCGGGAATGGATTCGCTAAACAAGATTAA
- a CDS encoding MetQ/NlpA family ABC transporter substrate-binding protein encodes MKKLTLSLMTLFVVLALAACGQKPAETPASSAPAASATPASAKEVTLKIGASSVPHAEILNSLKDKLKTQGVKLEVIEFNDYVQPNVQVFEKQLDANFFQHQPYLDQYNLDKKQNLIKVVGVHIEPFGAYSQKVKAAAELKDGASVAIPNDPSNAGRALALMEKNGLIKLKDGVGIKGTVQDILENKKKLQIKELDPAMLPRTIGEFDLALINTNYALQANLNPTKDALFIEDKNSPYVNIVVSRPDNKDSEAMQKLAKELNSADTKKFIEDKYKGAIVPAF; translated from the coding sequence ATGAAGAAACTTACACTATCTTTAATGACTCTATTCGTTGTGCTTGCACTTGCAGCATGCGGACAGAAACCCGCTGAAACACCTGCAAGCTCGGCACCTGCTGCCTCTGCTACTCCAGCTTCCGCAAAAGAAGTTACACTTAAAATCGGTGCATCTTCAGTCCCCCATGCCGAAATTTTGAATAGTTTGAAAGACAAATTGAAAACACAAGGCGTTAAGCTTGAAGTTATTGAGTTTAATGATTATGTTCAACCGAACGTACAAGTGTTTGAAAAACAATTGGACGCTAACTTTTTCCAACATCAGCCTTACCTGGATCAATATAACCTAGATAAAAAGCAAAATCTCATTAAAGTAGTTGGCGTTCACATCGAACCTTTCGGCGCTTACTCCCAAAAGGTGAAAGCCGCTGCAGAGTTGAAAGATGGCGCTTCAGTCGCTATTCCTAACGATCCTTCTAATGCCGGCCGTGCGCTTGCACTGATGGAGAAAAACGGCTTGATTAAACTGAAAGACGGCGTTGGCATCAAAGGTACGGTTCAAGATATCTTAGAAAACAAAAAGAAACTTCAAATCAAAGAATTAGACCCTGCTATGCTGCCACGTACGATCGGTGAGTTTGATTTGGCTCTGATCAATACGAACTACGCACTTCAAGCGAATCTAAATCCGACGAAGGATGCTTTGTTCATTGAGGACAAAAATTCACCTTACGTGAATATCGTCGTTTCCCGTCCGGACAACAAGGATTCCGAAGCGATGCAAAAGCTTGCTAAGGAACTAAACTCCGCTGACACGAAAAAGTTCATTGAAGATAAATACAAAGGTGCAATCGTGCCTGCGTTCTAA